From a region of the Oryza sativa Japonica Group chromosome 6, ASM3414082v1 genome:
- the LOC107281276 gene encoding polygalacturonase At1g48100-like, which translates to MMRRPRSLNASTAGSFPFLLVLVVTSSFLSGRCLATTDSHHRRPPAGRHGPPRPVSPPSPPATTFSVLQYGAVGDGDKDDTKAFVHAWSAACAVRSSTVVVPAGYRFVVGPVTFTGDSCQPNTVFQLDGTIVANTDSGAWCSGNAVQQWLEFRSCTGLTIQGSGTVDGQGSHWWSGGAPATDIDADRVGTNNRPTALRVYESTNVAVTGITIQNSARFHLTFDTCRAVEVRGVAIRSPGDSPNTDGIHLAGSVGVSIQNATVACGDDCVSIQDGCSRVLVRGVTCGPGHGISIGGLGKGGAMAVVSDVTVQDVSLVGTSAGVRIKTWQGGSGSVRGVLFSGVRVSAVKTPIVIDQYYCDHATCANQTAAVAVSGVAYSGITGTYTQRPVYLACSDAAPCAGLRLEDIKLAPVKEGGYGRLYGPFCWKAYGDEVRPVVPPVDCLMAGEP; encoded by the exons ATGATGAGAAGGCCAAGAAGCCTAAACGCCTCTACCGCCGGCagcttccccttcctcctcgttCTTGTTGtcacctcctccttcctctccggccgttGCCTCGCGACGACAGACTCCCATCACCGTCGAccgcccgccggccgccacggcCCACCAAGACCTGtttcgccgccatcgccgccggcgaccaccttCAGCGTGTTGCAGTacggcgccgtcggcgacggcgacaaggACGATACAAAG GCGTTCGTCCACGCGTGGTCGGCGGCGTGCGCCGTGAGGTCGTCGACGGTGGTGGTGCCGGCGGGCTATCGGTTCGTCGTCGGCCCGGTCACGTTCACCGGCGACTCTTGCCAACCCAACACCGTCTTTCAG CTGGACGGAACGATCGTGGCCAACACGGACTCGGGTGCGTGGTGCTCCGGGAACGCAGTGCAGCAGTGGCTCGAGTTCAGGAGCTGCACCGGGCTCACCATCCAGGGCTCCGGCACCGTCGACGGCCAAGGCAGCCActggtggagcggcggcgcaccggcgacG GACATCGACGCAGATCGCGTCGGGACAAACAACAGGCCAACA GCTTTGAGGGTGTACGAGAGCACGAACGTGGCGGTGACAGGGATAACCATACAGAACAGCGCCAGGTTCCACCTCACCTTCGACACCTGCCGCGCCGTCGAGGTGCGCGGCGTCGCCATCCGATCGCCGGGCGACAGCCCAAACACGGACGGCATCCACCTCGCCGGCTCCGTCGGCGTCTCCATCCAGAACGCCACCGTGGCGTGCGGCGACGACTGCGTCTCCATCCAGGACGGCTGCTCGCGCGTGCTCGTCCGCGGCGTCACCTGCGGCCCGGGCCACGGCATCAGCATCGGCGGGCTCGGCAAGGGCGGCGCCATGGCCGTCGTGTCGGACGTGACCGTGCAGGACGTGTCCCTGGTGGGGACGTCGGCGGGGGTGAGGATCAAGACGTGGCAGGGCGGGTCCGGGTCGGTGAGGGGCGTGCTGTTCTCCGGCGTGCGCGTGTCGGCGGTGAAGACGCCGATCGTGATCGACCAGTACTACTGCGACCACGCGACGTGCGCCAAccagacggcggcggtggccgtgtCCGGCGTGGCGTACAGCGGCATCACGGGGACGTACACGCAGCGGCCCGTGTATCTGGCGTGCAGCGACGCGGCGCCGTGCGCCGGGCTGCGCCTCGAGGACATCAAGCTCGCGCCGGTGAAGGAGGGCGGCTACGGCCGCCTCTACGGGCCATTCTGCTGGAAGGCGTACGGCGACGAGGTGCGCCCGGTCGTGCCACCGGTGGACTGCCTCATGGCCGGAGAGCCGTGA